The following coding sequences lie in one Gemmatimonadota bacterium genomic window:
- the tnpB gene encoding IS66 family insertion sequence element accessory protein TnpB encodes LSTKRREAGRFPWPGTAEAGDTVTLTSAQLSMLIEGIDWRAPERRWRPAVAG; translated from the coding sequence TCTGTCCACGAAGCGCCGGGAGGCGGGTCGCTTCCCCTGGCCCGGCACGGCCGAGGCCGGCGACACGGTGACGTTGACTTCGGCACAGTTGTCGATGCTGATCGAGGGCATCGACTGGCGTGCACCCGAACGCCGATGGCGGCCCGCCGTGGCTGGTTAA